A stretch of the Lolium perenne isolate Kyuss_39 chromosome 3, Kyuss_2.0, whole genome shotgun sequence genome encodes the following:
- the LOC127321622 gene encoding F-box/FBD/LRR-repeat protein At1g13570-like produces MKHHCTDHPITKTLTPSYSTLRSPSHYRLTMINHTVCKITSSNHISGKPIFKKARPNVKLEDLPQDLLCTILSKLPAKEVSRATVLSSNWRYICAICCYKLCFAGATGCCRDTFERKEYLQYMQKFIDNVNTVVQKCHGKLLEEFHVRFEFDAMLVDPLNKWVNFAVSSRTKSIAVNLRPINKRRTDVDRYAFPFHLLDNGSNMSHLQCIQLSFVSLRPPSEFRGFPILRKLDLEFVDIAIKDLQVILSNCYNLGWLSLVRCFLNGELKLDRPLSHLRHLTVVYCRVTRIEFHVTKLVTFVYDGPIVPIFINQDSKLENAYICFDKTNFQDGASSLLNGIPSVQNLTLKIFDQRLEKESLLNSPGKLSRLRCLQLVMGLGVQNIDKLSRVVSILRAAPLIEKFEINFFPTTHICFADKDALGKQHLQLCEYNYLKNMHMTAYKGTRGQLEFLLHVVENAPALEELIVDTALRDYEEQYAGLYCRKKACAERAVQHARSCLGGKLSAKVKLCVM; encoded by the exons ATGAAACACCATTGTACGGACCACCCGATCACCAAAACGCTGACACCGTCTTACTCGACCCTCCGTAGCCCAAGCCATTACAG GTTAACAATGATCAACCATACAGTGTGCAAAATAACTTCCTCAAATCATATCAGTGGGAAACCAATCTTTAAGAAAGCGAGGCCAAACGTTAAACTGGAAGACCTTCCACAG GATCTGCTGTGCACCATATTATCAAAGTTGCCTGCGAAAGAGGTTTCAAGAGCTACTGTTTTATCAAGCAATTGGAGATATATCTGTGCTATTTGCTGCTACAAATTATGTTTCGCTGGTGCTACCGGGTGTTGCCGTGATACTTTTGAAAGAAAAGAATACCTCCAGTACATGCAGAAGTTCATCGATAATGTCAATACAGTCGTGCAAAAGTGCCATGGCAAGTTGCTTGAAGAATTCCACGTCAGATTCGAGTTTGATGCAATGCTGGTTGATCCTCTAAATAAATGGGTTAATTTTGCGGTATCATCACGGACAAAGAGCATAGCTGTCAATTTACGACCTATTAACAAGAGACGTACAGATGTTGATCGCTACGCATTTCCTTTTCACCTTTTGGATAATGGAAGCAACATGTCTCATCTGCAGTGTATACAGCTTAGCTTTGTATCTTTGAGACCACCATCTGAATTCAGAGGTTTCCCTATCCTGAGAAAGCTTGATTTGGAGTTTGTGGATATCGCTATAAAGGACCTTCAAGTTATATTGTCCAATTGCTATAATCTTGGATGGCTGAGCTTAGTCAGATGCTTCCTGAATGGCGAACTAAAGTTGGATCGTCCGTTGTCCCACCTTCGACACCTAACAGTTGTATACTGTAGGGTGACCAGGATAGAATTTCATGTTACGAAGCTCGTTACCTTTGTATACGATGGACCCATTGTTCCTATTTTCATTAATCAAGATTCTAAGCTTGAAAATGCATATATATGTTTTGACAAGACAAATTTTCAAGATGGTGCCAGTTCACTCCTCAATGGTATTCCGAGCGTTCAAAATCTGACACTAAAAATTTTCGACCAGCGCTTAGAG AAGGAATCACTGTTGAATAGCCCAGGCAAGTTATCCCGTCTTAGGTGCTTACAGTTGGTAATGGGATTAGGAGTTCAAAATATCGACAAACTTTCTCGTGTAGTTTCCATTCTGAGGGCAGCTCCGCTTATCGAGAAGTTTGAGATCAAT TTTTTTCCCACTACTCACATCTGTTTTGCGGACAAGGATGCTTTGGGCAAGCAGCACCTTCAGCTGTGTGAATATAATTATCTGAAGAATATGCATATGACAGCATATAAAGGGACAAGAGGTCAACTTGAATTTCTTCTGCATGTTGTGGAAAATGCCCCAGCGCTGGAGGAATTAATTGTGGACACTGCTTTACGGGATTATGAAGAGCAATACGCAGGCCTATATTGCAGAAAGAAAGCATGCGCAGAGCGCGCTGTGCAGCATGCTAGATCTTGTCTCGGTGGAAAACTTTCAGCAAAGGTGAAACTTTGTGTTATGTAG